One region of Polypterus senegalus isolate Bchr_013 chromosome 11, ASM1683550v1, whole genome shotgun sequence genomic DNA includes:
- the LOC120538604 gene encoding uncharacterized protein LOC120538604 translates to MFLVVQFLDEQKAVSVIPQSWYSDGTTFWPNYKSDQRLNKAARYAEEPGPDWTKHDVRVLKSYGDYMSAWQGMKKSLTCQTSELDSDDQEDIGRVKRAPKPIHYYGDTDYESEHEDLANKTKVPLTRFSKPQQSTGPCMFSPHSAPQVPSPPLPSVPPCRSPPHSLLQVPPPYQSLSLSENTSQQISTSLPKMKNTSELFKPTYRVGQCGTEPIPCTAADLHILTLLEHVKHQLSQLAVMISSLSGRLNIECSPDMPEEVQFPLQSLEEVDDFEAWLKQPTNALKKKNMISVLASIGGQDTKRVTWNILSHIFGDDVAKKINWKGVNEKRAFSQMATKTLIMRAVRQSHVAAKATDVEINKFAY, encoded by the exons atGTTTCTGGTAGTTCAGTTTTTAGATGAACAAAAAGCTGTGTCTGTTATACCACAGTCTTGGTACAGTGATGGCACAACCTTTTGGCCAAATTATAAGAGCGATCAAAGACTCAACAAAGCAGCAAGATATGCTGAGGAACCAGGCCCTGACTGGACCAAGCATGACGTTAGAGTACTAAAGTCCTACG gAGACtacatgtctgcatggcaagggATGAAGAAGTCTTTGACGTGTCAGACTTCAGAATTGGATTCAGATGATCAGGAGGATATAGGCAGGGTGAAAAGAGCACCTAAACCAAT CCACTACTATGGTGACACTGACTATGAAAGTGAACATGAAGACTTGGCTAATAAAACAAAAGTTCCCTTGACAAGATTTTCAAAACCTCAACAGTCAACTGgaccttgcatgttctccccacattCTGCACCTCAGGTACCATCACCACCTTTACCATCTGTGCCACCCTGTCGCTCACCACCACATTCTTTGCTTCAGGTGCCACCTCCTTACCAGTCACTATCGCTCTCTGAAAATACATCCCAACAAATTTCCACGAgccttccaaaaatgaaaaatacttctGAACTCTTCAAGCCTACTTACAGAGTGGGTCAATGTGGAACAGAACCAATACCTTGTACTG ctgcAGATCTTCATATCCTTACATTGCTCGAACATGTGAAGCACCAGCTGTCACAATTGGCTGTCATGATCAGTTCACTATCTGGGCGGCTAAACATTGAATGCTCACCTGATATGCCAGAAGAGGTCCAGTTTCCTTTACAATCATTGGAGGAAGTGGATGACTTTGAGGCCTGGTTGAAACAACCAACCAATGCTTTGAAGAAAAAGAACATG ATTTCTGTACTGGCATCTATCGGAGGACAAGATACCAAGCGTGTCACTTGGAATATTCTTTCACATATTTTTGGAGATGATGTTGCAAAAAAGATAAACTGGAAGGGAGTGAATGAAAAACGGGCCTTCAGTCAAATGGCAACCAAAACTCTTATTATGC GTGCAGTCCGCCAGAGTCATGTGGCAGCCAAAGCTACAGATGTggaaattaataaatttgcatattAG